One window of the Triticum dicoccoides isolate Atlit2015 ecotype Zavitan chromosome 3B, WEW_v2.0, whole genome shotgun sequence genome contains the following:
- the LOC119281575 gene encoding general transcription factor IIF subunit 2-like, which translates to MAEEGKHLETGRADRSVWLMKCPTIVSRAWQEAAADAGGPNPNPNPVVAKVILSFDPLSTDEDLNQFKMEMAQTGNGNTPKNYSLNMFKDFVPMCVFSESNQGKLACEGKVEHKFDMEPHKENLSDYAKLCRERTKNSMIKTRKVHVLDKEHVNVRTMISMIGGGPHSGPKDKKKPVPTRTPEVKRTRRDRGDIENILFKLFERQSNWSLRHLMQETDQPEQFLKEIMNDLCVYNKRGPNQGTHELKPEYKKSVEDTSAT; encoded by the exons ATGGCCGAGGAGGGGAAGCACCTGGAGACGGGCCGGGCCGACCGCTCCGTCTGGCTCATGAAGTGCCCGACCATCGTCTCGCGCGCCTGGCAGGAGGCCGCCGCCGATGCCGGAGGccccaaccctaaccctaaccccgtCGTCGCCAAGGTCATCCTCTCCTTCGACCCGCTCAGCACGGACGAGGACCTGAACCAG TTCAAGATGGAGATGGCTCAAACTGGCAATGGCAACACACCGAAGAATTACTCTTTAAATATGTTCAAGGATTTTGTGCCAATGTGTGTTTTCTCTGAGTCTAACCAAG GGAAGCTTGCATGCGAAGGAAAAGTCGAGCACAAATTTGACATGGAACCGCACAAAGAAAACCTTTCAGACTATGCAAAATTATGCCGTGAGAGGACTAAAAATTCTATGATTAAAACAAGAAAAGTGCAT GTACTTGACAAGGAGCATGTGAACGTGCGCACAATGATTAGCATGATTGgtggcgggcctcattctggtccaaaG GACAAGAAGAAGCCGGTGCCAACCAGAACTCCTGAAGTGAAAAGAACACGAAGGGATCGTGGGGATATTGAAAACATCCTATTCAAGTTATTTGAGAGGCAGTCGAATTGGTCACTGAGGCATCTAATGCAGGAAACTGATCAACCAGAG CAATTCCTGAAGGAGATAATGAACGATCTTTGCGTCTACAACAAGAGAGGACCGAATCAAGGGACGCATGAGCTCAAGCCTGAGTACAAGAAGTCTGTTGAGGACACTAGCGCGACCTGA